Proteins co-encoded in one Methylobacterium sp. WL1 genomic window:
- a CDS encoding LysR family transcriptional regulator, with the protein MFDFSQLRCFAAVAEELHFGRAAARLNMTQPPLSRQIQVLERVLDVQLLERTSRSVRLTAAGRSFLPEAQRILRLAETATHVTRQVAAGRAGVLKLGFTAASAYDVLPRLVTALRRALPDVTLALREMVSRDQVEALLAGRIDAALVRPPIVHPDLIAVRAVAEPLVVALPAGNPLAARAHLAPGDLGGEPFIAYAPNEARYFHDLILGLLTEADVEPRIVQRMTQIHSILALVRADLGIALVPSAAERLRFEGVAFRPLVLPAPRPAELVLAWRRDADEPLIARLVAILAELPPA; encoded by the coding sequence ATGTTCGACTTCAGCCAGCTCCGGTGCTTCGCCGCCGTGGCGGAGGAGCTGCATTTCGGGCGTGCGGCCGCCCGGCTGAACATGACGCAGCCGCCCCTGTCGCGGCAGATCCAGGTGCTGGAGCGGGTGCTCGACGTGCAGCTCCTGGAGCGCACCAGCCGATCCGTCCGCCTGACCGCGGCCGGGCGCAGCTTCCTGCCGGAGGCGCAGCGCATCCTGCGGCTCGCCGAGACCGCGACCCACGTCACCCGCCAGGTCGCGGCCGGGCGCGCGGGGGTGCTGAAGCTCGGCTTCACCGCGGCCTCGGCCTACGATGTCCTGCCCCGCCTCGTCACCGCCCTCCGGCGGGCGCTGCCCGACGTCACGCTGGCCCTGCGCGAGATGGTCAGCCGGGACCAGGTCGAGGCGCTGCTGGCTGGACGCATCGATGCCGCCCTGGTGCGCCCGCCCATTGTCCATCCGGACCTGATCGCGGTGAGGGCGGTGGCCGAGCCCCTGGTGGTGGCCCTGCCGGCCGGGAATCCCCTGGCGGCGCGGGCGCATCTCGCCCCGGGCGATCTCGGCGGCGAGCCGTTCATCGCCTACGCGCCGAACGAGGCGCGCTACTTCCACGACCTGATCCTCGGCCTGCTCACGGAGGCGGACGTGGAGCCCCGGATCGTGCAGCGGATGACCCAGATCCACTCGATCCTGGCCCTGGTCCGGGCCGACCTCGGCATCGCCCTGGTGCCATCGGCGGCCGAGCGCCTGCGCTTCGAGGGCGTGGCGTTCCGGCCGCTGGTGCTGCCGGCCCCCCGCCCCGCCGAGCTGGTCCTGGCCTGGCGGCGGGACGCGGACGAGCCGCTGATCGCCCGGTTGGTCGCGATCCTGGCGGAGCTGCCCCCCGCCTGA
- a CDS encoding PAS domain-containing protein, which yields MLENSDDIVSEATLIAALEASGGVGFWMWDIATDDARADPVTALLFNISPARSRAGVSLSEILKAVYHADQEHISQVILDCVQSGGSYTAEYRVCSPEGRLRWVFTRGHFYLDELGRPLTGRGVVVEISDSKSAGTAFATQDGSTIEDALNKTADLCLSLHNAVSALGDTRIVALTETLLLEIGRHLASRQRSPSNQSMH from the coding sequence TTGCTGGAAAACTCCGACGATATTGTCTCAGAGGCGACCCTGATCGCGGCGCTGGAAGCCTCCGGCGGGGTCGGCTTCTGGATGTGGGACATCGCCACCGACGACGCGCGGGCCGATCCGGTCACCGCGCTGCTGTTCAACATCAGCCCGGCCCGTTCGCGGGCCGGGGTCAGCCTCTCGGAGATCCTGAAGGCGGTCTATCATGCGGATCAGGAGCACATCTCCCAGGTCATCCTGGACTGCGTGCAATCCGGCGGCTCGTATACCGCCGAGTACCGGGTCTGCTCCCCGGAGGGCCGGCTGCGCTGGGTGTTCACCCGCGGGCACTTCTACCTGGACGAACTCGGCCGCCCCCTGACCGGACGGGGCGTCGTCGTCGAGATCTCGGACAGCAAGTCCGCCGGCACCGCCTTCGCGACGCAAGACGGGAGCACGATCGAGGACGCCCTGAACAAGACCGCCGACCTGTGCCTGTCGCTCCACAACGCGGTCTCGGCCCTCGGCGACACCCGCATCGTCGCCCTGACCGAAACCCTGCTGCTCGAGATCGGCCGCCACCTCGCGAGCCGGCAACGGTCCCCGTCGAACCAGTCCATGCATTGA
- a CDS encoding helix-turn-helix domain-containing protein — translation MRATVTGCSVEHTMHLLGGRWRLLLVSYLIDGPKRFHEPRRDLPGISQRMLTLDLRALEAAGLIKRTVYPTTPVKVDYALTEDGMRLKKVVSVVQEFGLWLKQRGPA, via the coding sequence ATGCGAGCGACCGTGACCGGGTGCTCCGTCGAGCACACGATGCATCTGCTCGGCGGCCGCTGGCGCCTGCTCCTCGTGTCCTACCTGATCGACGGACCGAAGCGCTTCCACGAGCCTCGGCGTGATCTGCCGGGGATCTCGCAGAGGATGCTGACGCTGGATCTCCGCGCCCTCGAAGCCGCCGGCCTGATCAAGCGCACCGTCTATCCGACGACGCCGGTCAAAGTAGACTATGCGCTGACCGAGGACGGCATGCGGTTGAAGAAGGTCGTCTCCGTCGTCCAGGAATTCGGTCTGTGGCTGAAGCAGCGAGGGCCGGCCTGA
- a CDS encoding ferritin-like domain-containing protein codes for MTLDTRSIYVTALKNTHAVEMQALQIMERQVERLERYPEMEKALRRHIEETHGQRQRLEEALQSLGDSPSALKEGFLGFVGNMMALGHTPAQDEILKNTYANHAFENFEIAAYESLLTIADAAGQQAHRTGFQQSLKEEQGMAEAVRSLIKPTTERYLALTTAGEKADR; via the coding sequence ATGACCCTCGATACACGTTCGATCTACGTCACGGCCCTGAAGAACACCCACGCCGTCGAGATGCAGGCCCTGCAGATCATGGAGCGGCAGGTCGAGCGCCTGGAGCGCTACCCGGAGATGGAGAAGGCCCTGCGCCGGCACATCGAGGAGACGCACGGCCAGCGCCAGCGCCTGGAGGAGGCGCTGCAGAGCCTCGGCGACAGCCCGTCGGCGCTCAAGGAGGGGTTCCTGGGCTTCGTCGGCAACATGATGGCGCTCGGCCACACGCCGGCCCAGGACGAGATCCTGAAGAACACCTACGCCAACCACGCCTTCGAGAACTTCGAGATCGCGGCCTACGAGTCACTGCTGACGATCGCGGATGCGGCCGGCCAGCAGGCGCATCGGACCGGCTTCCAGCAATCGCTGAAGGAAGAGCAGGGCATGGCCGAGGCGGTGCGGTCGCTGATCAAGCCGACCACCGAGCGCTACCTCGCGCTGACCACGGCCGGCGAGAAGGCCGACCGCTGA
- a CDS encoding DUF1330 domain-containing protein, producing the protein MAKGYWIARVDVRDAEAYKDYVAANGIAFAKHGGRFLVRGGAFEAVMGQPRSRNVVIEFPSYADALACWNSDLYQAAKAKQRGGVDAEILVIEGYDGPQPSVSEPAPEAGRASE; encoded by the coding sequence ATGGCGAAGGGCTACTGGATCGCGCGGGTCGATGTCCGCGACGCGGAGGCCTACAAGGATTACGTGGCCGCCAACGGCATCGCCTTCGCCAAGCACGGCGGGCGCTTCCTGGTGCGCGGCGGCGCCTTCGAGGCGGTGATGGGCCAGCCTCGCTCCCGCAACGTGGTGATCGAGTTCCCGAGCTACGCCGACGCCCTCGCCTGCTGGAACTCCGACCTCTACCAGGCGGCCAAGGCCAAGCAGCGCGGCGGCGTCGATGCCGAGATCCTGGTGATCGAGGGCTATGACGGCCCGCAGCCGAGCGTGTCCGAGCCGGCGCCGGAGGCGGGGCGGGCCTCGGAGTAA
- a CDS encoding HpcH/HpaI aldolase/citrate lyase family protein, translated as MDRLTNRFKAALGAGRQQIGLWCSLASPISTEIVAGAGFDWLLLDMEHSANDLRDIYVQLQAMMENATNPVVRVPSDDPITIKRILDAGAQSLMIPNIDDAAQAERVVAATRYAPRGIRGFSQAPRAARFGRIPDYHTRCEAEIVVIVQVESRRALDNLDAIAAVEGVDGVFIGPGDLSTSLGHLGQQGHPEVVATIEAAIGRIVKAGKHAGILTPSEELAKRYIAAGTRFTAVGSDLGLLARNAEALAGRFRTEG; from the coding sequence GTGGACCGACTCACCAACCGCTTCAAGGCCGCCCTCGGCGCGGGGCGCCAGCAGATCGGCCTGTGGTGCAGCCTCGCCAGCCCGATCTCCACCGAGATCGTCGCCGGCGCCGGGTTCGACTGGCTGCTCCTCGACATGGAGCACTCCGCCAACGACCTGCGGGACATCTATGTTCAGCTCCAGGCCATGATGGAGAACGCCACCAACCCGGTGGTGCGGGTGCCGAGCGACGACCCCATCACCATCAAGCGCATCCTGGATGCCGGCGCCCAGTCGCTGATGATTCCCAATATCGACGATGCCGCGCAGGCCGAGCGGGTCGTGGCGGCGACGCGCTACGCGCCCCGCGGCATCCGCGGCTTCTCGCAGGCGCCCCGGGCCGCCCGGTTCGGGCGCATCCCGGACTACCACACCCGCTGCGAGGCCGAGATCGTCGTGATCGTGCAGGTCGAGTCCCGCCGCGCCCTGGACAATCTGGACGCGATCGCCGCCGTCGAAGGCGTGGACGGCGTGTTCATCGGGCCCGGCGACCTCTCCACCAGCCTCGGCCATCTCGGCCAGCAGGGTCACCCGGAGGTGGTCGCGACCATCGAGGCAGCCATCGGCCGGATCGTGAAGGCCGGCAAACATGCGGGTATTCTCACGCCGAGCGAGGAGCTGGCCAAGCGCTACATCGCGGCCGGCACCCGGTTCACCGCGGTCGGCTCGGATCTGGGGCTGCTGGCCCGCAACGCCGAGGCCCTGGCCGGGCGCTTCCGCACCGAAGGCTGA
- a CDS encoding branched-chain amino acid ABC transporter substrate-binding protein, translating into MGTAQAQDKGGPIKIGVSAGVTGPYAAFGVQVKNGVSQAIEDINKAGGIKGRPFEPIYGDDASDPKQGVSIANKLAADGVTMVVGAFASSVSIPASDVYLDAGIVQVTPSSTNVKFTERGMWNTFRTCGRDDQQGVVAGAYLADHFKGKRIAFVHDKSSYGKGLAQETQMTLKAKGAKEVLFEGVNPAEKDYSALVSKLKSANVDVVYYGGFHTEAGLILRQMRDQGLKATLVGGDGLAPKEFVQIAGDGAEGTLMTFSPDARKNPNAQPVVAAFKAKNIDPDAYTLYAYAAVQVLAKAATETGSIEGKVLADWLHQGKTIETVVGPIVYDKKGDLTRPDYVIYAWKKGADGKIDYAGNELAP; encoded by the coding sequence ATGGGCACTGCACAGGCCCAGGATAAAGGCGGACCGATCAAGATCGGTGTCTCGGCCGGCGTGACCGGGCCGTATGCAGCTTTCGGCGTGCAGGTGAAGAACGGCGTCAGCCAGGCGATCGAGGACATCAACAAAGCCGGCGGCATCAAGGGCCGGCCGTTCGAGCCGATCTACGGCGACGACGCCTCCGACCCGAAGCAGGGCGTGTCGATCGCCAACAAGCTCGCCGCGGACGGCGTGACGATGGTGGTCGGTGCCTTCGCCTCCAGCGTGTCGATCCCGGCCTCCGACGTCTACCTCGACGCCGGCATCGTCCAGGTCACGCCGTCCTCCACCAACGTGAAGTTCACCGAGCGCGGGATGTGGAACACCTTCCGCACCTGCGGTCGCGACGACCAGCAGGGCGTGGTGGCCGGCGCGTATCTGGCCGATCACTTCAAGGGCAAGCGGATCGCCTTCGTCCACGACAAGTCGTCCTACGGCAAGGGTTTGGCGCAGGAGACGCAGATGACGCTCAAGGCCAAGGGCGCCAAGGAGGTGCTGTTCGAGGGCGTCAACCCGGCCGAGAAGGATTACTCGGCGCTCGTGTCCAAGCTGAAGTCGGCCAACGTCGACGTGGTCTATTACGGTGGGTTCCACACGGAGGCCGGGCTGATCCTGCGCCAGATGCGCGACCAGGGCCTGAAGGCGACCCTGGTGGGCGGCGACGGCCTCGCCCCGAAAGAGTTCGTGCAGATCGCCGGCGATGGCGCCGAGGGCACGCTGATGACCTTCTCGCCGGACGCCCGGAAGAACCCGAATGCCCAGCCCGTGGTCGCGGCGTTCAAGGCCAAGAACATCGATCCCGACGCCTACACGCTCTATGCCTACGCGGCCGTGCAGGTGCTGGCCAAGGCCGCCACCGAGACCGGCTCGATAGAGGGCAAGGTGCTGGCCGACTGGCTGCACCAGGGCAAGACGATCGAGACCGTGGTCGGCCCGATCGTGTACGACAAGAAGGGCGACCTCACCCGGCCCGACTACGTGATCTACGCCTGGAAGAAGGGCGCCGACGGGAAGATCGACTACGCCGGCAACGAGCTGGCGCCGTAA
- a CDS encoding isochorismatase family cysteine hydrolase: MQRMFAEPTDWQTPWMPRVLPHVRRLAEAHPDRTVFTRFIPAARPGEGRGTWATYSARWSGMTRAALDPGLIELVPDLARLVPPAEVIDKTVYSPWLETDLDARLRARGVDTLVVTGAETDVCVLAAVLGGVDLGYRIVLATDGLCSSCDEAHDALMVMYRMRYGHQVLTLTTDAILERWP, translated from the coding sequence ATGCAGCGCATGTTCGCCGAGCCGACGGACTGGCAGACGCCGTGGATGCCGCGCGTCCTGCCGCACGTGCGCCGCCTCGCCGAGGCCCACCCGGATCGGACCGTGTTCACGCGCTTCATCCCGGCGGCCCGCCCCGGCGAGGGACGAGGCACGTGGGCGACCTATTCGGCCCGGTGGTCCGGCATGACGCGGGCTGCGCTCGATCCCGGTTTGATCGAGCTGGTCCCCGATCTGGCCCGCCTCGTCCCGCCCGCGGAGGTGATCGACAAGACCGTCTACTCGCCCTGGCTCGAAACGGACCTCGACGCGCGCCTCCGGGCGCGGGGCGTGGACACCCTGGTCGTCACCGGCGCGGAGACCGATGTCTGCGTGCTGGCGGCGGTGCTGGGCGGCGTCGATCTCGGCTACCGCATCGTGCTCGCCACGGACGGCCTGTGCAGTTCCTGCGACGAGGCCCACGACGCCCTGATGGTGATGTACCGGATGCGCTACGGCCACCAGGTCCTGACCCTGACGACCGACGCGATCCTGGAGCGCTGGCCGTGA
- a CDS encoding BrnT family toxin, translating into MGRAEASENLRPPPEGHGLNFADAQARFEWETALVSETHASKTGGRRFKAVGFLDAQLVTLTFAVLGTEAVSAISLRPASRKERKAYDDA; encoded by the coding sequence CTGGGACGAGCCGAAGCGTCAGAGAACCTCAGGCCTCCGCCCGAGGGGCACGGCCTGAATTTCGCCGATGCGCAGGCCCGTTTCGAATGGGAGACCGCCCTGGTCAGCGAGACCCACGCGAGCAAGACGGGCGGGCGCCGCTTCAAGGCCGTCGGTTTCCTGGACGCGCAACTCGTGACTCTCACGTTCGCGGTGCTCGGAACGGAGGCGGTTTCGGCGATCAGCCTGCGCCCGGCCAGCCGGAAGGAGCGGAAGGCCTATGACGACGCGTGA
- a CDS encoding TetR/AcrR family transcriptional regulator: MSLDTPTPMLTEESAPTTRCRILATAAAYFREIGYQKTTVADIARTLKMSPANVYRFFESKKAINEAVLERLIGEIEALVSEVAARPGLGATERLVAAIDLLHRDCTRRCEEFPRLHEMVEAAMGESWEVCRHHIARVTAGFERIVRDGVARGEFEAADPAEAAACIHAGIARYTHPLLVGQTALQPVPSLEAMTAFLLRGLAPRGPSGAGPAQGARLG, translated from the coding sequence ATGTCCCTGGATACCCCGACCCCCATGCTCACGGAGGAGAGCGCGCCGACCACCCGCTGCCGCATCCTGGCGACGGCGGCGGCGTATTTTCGCGAGATCGGCTACCAGAAGACCACCGTGGCGGACATCGCCCGGACGCTGAAGATGAGCCCGGCCAACGTCTACCGGTTCTTCGAGTCGAAGAAGGCGATCAACGAGGCGGTGCTGGAGCGGCTGATCGGCGAGATCGAGGCCCTGGTCTCCGAGGTCGCCGCCCGCCCGGGCCTCGGCGCCACCGAACGCCTCGTGGCGGCGATCGACCTCCTGCACCGCGACTGCACGCGGCGCTGCGAGGAATTTCCCCGGCTCCACGAGATGGTCGAGGCGGCCATGGGCGAGAGCTGGGAGGTCTGCCGGCACCACATCGCCCGGGTCACGGCCGGGTTCGAGCGCATTGTCCGCGACGGCGTGGCCCGGGGCGAGTTCGAGGCCGCCGACCCGGCGGAGGCGGCCGCCTGCATCCATGCCGGCATCGCCCGCTACACCCATCCGCTGCTGGTCGGGCAGACCGCGCTCCAGCCGGTCCCCTCGCTGGAGGCCATGACGGCGTTCCTGCTGCGGGGCTTGGCGCCGCGGGGGCCAAGCGGTGCCGGACCGGCGCAAGGCGCACGACTGGGCTGA
- a CDS encoding SDR family oxidoreductase, giving the protein MILTDKRALITGADSGIGQATAELFAREGADVAITYHTDEAGIRETAARVEAAGRRALVLQLDVGDAAAVNAAYDRVGSELGGLDILVANAGQAMSGMPVAEMDDTVLERILRVNLMGPLFCARPFIGMRRAQGGGGKIVFVSSVAQHLPTPESAPYGMSKAGLGSLCRSLSRELAEDRINVNNVAPGLIETPMTADRFEKTAVLDQSLERIPWHRAGQPGEIARAILYLASGAADYVTGHTLVVDGGLTMQWGGA; this is encoded by the coding sequence ATGATCCTGACCGACAAGCGAGCCCTGATCACCGGAGCCGATTCCGGCATCGGGCAGGCGACCGCCGAGCTGTTCGCCCGGGAGGGGGCGGACGTGGCGATCACCTATCACACAGACGAGGCCGGGATCCGCGAGACCGCCGCCCGGGTCGAGGCGGCCGGCCGCCGCGCCCTGGTGCTGCAACTCGACGTCGGCGACGCCGCCGCGGTGAATGCCGCCTACGACCGCGTCGGCAGCGAGCTGGGCGGCCTCGACATCCTGGTGGCCAACGCTGGTCAGGCGATGAGCGGCATGCCGGTCGCCGAGATGGACGACACGGTGCTGGAGCGGATCCTGCGGGTGAACCTGATGGGGCCGCTGTTCTGCGCGCGCCCGTTCATCGGGATGCGCCGGGCGCAGGGCGGTGGCGGCAAGATCGTGTTCGTGTCCTCGGTGGCCCAGCACCTGCCGACCCCCGAGAGCGCTCCCTACGGCATGTCGAAGGCCGGACTCGGCTCCCTGTGCCGGAGCCTGTCGCGGGAACTCGCGGAGGACCGGATCAACGTCAACAACGTCGCCCCCGGCCTGATCGAGACGCCGATGACCGCGGACCGCTTCGAGAAGACCGCGGTGCTCGACCAGTCCCTGGAGCGGATCCCGTGGCACCGGGCGGGGCAGCCGGGCGAGATCGCCAGAGCGATCCTCTACCTCGCGTCGGGGGCCGCCGATTACGTCACCGGCCACACGCTGGTGGTCGATGGCGGCCTCACGATGCAGTGGGGCGGGGCCTGA
- a CDS encoding BrnA antitoxin family protein produces MTTRDTTKRRAPPLSDTEEALLQASIANNPDSAELTDAELARLRPARDVLPPAVYAALAQGSPSQGETGRVQLTLNVDPDVLAAYQAGGPWQARMNEALAEGLVRGRRRAKAGKRG; encoded by the coding sequence ATGACGACGCGTGACACGACCAAGCGAAGGGCGCCTCCGCTCAGCGATACCGAGGAGGCGCTTCTCCAGGCGTCCATCGCCAACAATCCCGATTCGGCGGAACTGACTGACGCCGAACTGGCGCGCCTGCGCCCGGCCCGCGACGTGCTTCCGCCCGCCGTCTACGCCGCCCTGGCTCAAGGGAGTCCCTCGCAGGGTGAGACCGGGCGGGTGCAACTCACTCTGAACGTCGATCCCGATGTGCTCGCCGCCTACCAGGCCGGCGGTCCCTGGCAGGCGCGCATGAACGAAGCCCTGGCCGAGGGCCTCGTACGCGGCAGGCGGCGCGCCAAGGCCGGCAAGCGCGGCTGA
- the gstA gene encoding glutathione transferase GstA — protein sequence MRLYYIPASCSLAPHIIAHELGLDFELCKVDHADHRTEEGQDYYAVNPHGYVPLLELDDGRILREGPAILQYLADLKPETRLAPANGSFERYRLQEMLGFLSSEIHKGFIPLLYARLAGRYVETAKPRLEARFAWIDAQLAGQAFLMGETFTVADAYLFALTGWGQAPWLTSYYRADIHFDRLHNLDAWYGRVRGRQAVKTALMEEGLT from the coding sequence ATGAGACTGTACTACATTCCCGCAAGCTGCTCGCTCGCCCCGCACATCATTGCCCACGAGCTCGGCCTCGACTTTGAACTCTGCAAAGTCGATCACGCCGATCATAGGACGGAAGAGGGACAGGATTACTACGCCGTCAACCCGCACGGCTACGTGCCCCTCCTCGAACTCGACGACGGCCGGATCCTGCGCGAGGGCCCCGCCATCCTGCAATACCTGGCCGACCTGAAGCCGGAGACGCGCCTCGCCCCGGCGAACGGCAGCTTCGAGCGCTACCGTCTTCAGGAGATGCTGGGCTTCCTGAGTTCCGAGATCCACAAGGGCTTCATTCCCCTCCTCTACGCACGCCTAGCGGGGCGGTATGTCGAAACCGCCAAGCCGAGGCTCGAAGCGCGCTTCGCCTGGATCGACGCGCAACTCGCCGGGCAGGCCTTCCTCATGGGCGAGACCTTCACGGTCGCCGACGCCTACCTGTTCGCGCTCACGGGCTGGGGGCAGGCGCCGTGGCTCACCTCGTATTACCGAGCCGACATCCATTTCGACCGCTTGCACAACCTGGACGCCTGGTACGGCCGCGTGCGCGGGCGCCAGGCGGTGAAGACGGCGCTGATGGAGGAGGGGCTGACGTAG
- the pyrF gene encoding orotidine-5'-phosphate decarboxylase produces the protein MTESADPRDRLIVALDLPGVPEAEALIDRIGDAATFYKIGYRLGYAGGLALAERLAARGLKVFLDLKLHDIGNTVEEGVRSASGLGATFLTVHAYPQTMRAAVRGRGASLKILAVTVLTSYDDSDAAEAGYGLPVAELVAKRAAQAAEIGIDGLVCSAAEAASVRRIVGPDRLIVTPGIRPAGAEAGDQKRVMTPGDARRVGIDHVVVGRPITGAADPRAVAQAIVAELA, from the coding sequence ATGACCGAGAGTGCCGACCCCCGCGACCGCCTGATCGTGGCCCTCGATCTCCCGGGCGTGCCGGAGGCCGAGGCGCTGATCGACCGGATCGGCGATGCCGCGACCTTCTACAAGATCGGCTACCGGCTGGGTTACGCCGGCGGCCTGGCGCTCGCCGAGCGGCTGGCGGCGCGCGGGCTCAAGGTGTTCCTCGACCTCAAGCTCCACGACATCGGCAACACCGTCGAGGAGGGCGTGCGCTCGGCCTCGGGCCTGGGCGCCACCTTCCTCACCGTTCACGCCTATCCGCAGACCATGCGGGCGGCCGTGCGCGGCCGGGGCGCGAGCCTCAAGATCCTGGCCGTGACGGTGCTGACCTCCTACGACGATTCCGACGCCGCGGAGGCCGGCTACGGCCTGCCGGTGGCCGAGCTGGTCGCCAAGCGGGCCGCCCAGGCCGCCGAGATCGGCATCGACGGCCTCGTCTGCTCGGCGGCCGAGGCGGCCTCGGTCCGGCGGATCGTGGGGCCGGACCGGCTGATCGTCACCCCGGGGATCCGCCCGGCGGGCGCCGAGGCCGGCGATCAGAAGCGGGTGATGACCCCCGGGGACGCCCGCAGGGTCGGGATCGACCACGTGGTGGTCGGGCGCCCGATCACCGGCGCCGCCGACCCGCGCGCCGTGGCGCAGGCGATTGTGGCCGAGCTGGCCTGA